GAGAAAGAGAGGAAGATGTTGCTAAAAAGCAGTACTACCTGTGATTCTACACTAGCGCAAACAGCATAAATTCCCCAGTTCCTAGTGTAGTTATTGTACAAATGTACTTTGGCAAACCTAACACGAGGATGCCGCTGTCTAGTTCCGTCAAAAAAACAATGGTGAATGGTGACCCTCATACATCTGTCACCACAATTAGAAGAATCTCCTCCAATAAGCATTGTTTTATCATGTTTTGAAAAGTGACACCTGGTTGCAAATACAACATTcaagataagaaaaatattgatgTCATAACAAAGATATCTGATAATGCTGATTCAGCTGACCTAGAAACAGTAATATCTGTGCTCTCTTTTGTGATGTCAATTAAACCATCGTCATAGTCGCTAAGGCTACAACGATCTATCCAAATATGCCTCGATTTTGGTTTAATCTGAATGCCATCAACATCATGTCCTCTACCTCCCTCAAACTCTAGATTGCATATAATAACATGTTCACATTCTTTCAACCTCAACCCTTTCCCAGTGAGTTTGATTTTTTGGCCTCGCCCGTCAATAGTTTTGAAAGAGGACACACTCAAATGAGAACGGAGCTCAATAGTCCCTGAAACTTCAAAGACGATCCACAAAGGTTCTTTTTTACGACATCCATCTCGAAGTGATCCTGGCCCATCATCTACAATAATATGAGAATGATAAGTCCAATAGTATTATGAGAGGCACAGAACAATCTAAGATAATCACataagtggggtctggggaggggAGGGgagtgtacgcagaccttacccctatcttgggaggtagagaggctgtttgACACTCGGCTCAAGGAAAGACGTGGGACAGAAAACATGAAAGATAAGGACGGTAAGAGTAAAAGCAGAGAGGAATCTGCTCATGTTCATAAGCAGGCAATAATGCTGTTAGCTGGCTTTGGGGAAAAGAATTTCCATCTTAATACACATCATCCTAACAAAGGGAAAGCCAAAAGATTTCGTTCATATCCATTATCTggttttttaaaagaaatggtATAGAATGACAAGTAATTAATTAACTGGACTTTGACTGCACATGTGCAAGGATCGCGATACTTGAATGAGGCCAGGGATGAATCAAAACATTAATCTTTATTGGTGATACCtcctattttttatgaaaagaatgGATCTTTTTCTCGAAAGATCAGAAATAAGAGTATTAAGATGCGTGTAAGCACATTAGATTTGCAAACTCAATTGATCCAATCTAGAGTACAACCTATTCAGACAGTACCACAGATAGGAAAACTTATGAGCAAACGAAAAGGAAGGATAGATATGTTGTCCAATAATAAGGCATAAGTAATTAAAGTTGTCTCAGAAAACCTTATATGAATTTATGCATATTCACCGGTCTGTAAGTGTgacaatatgatgaaaaagggATGAATAAATCTAAAATGGGAAGTTGCCTTGAATGAATCTACTAGTACAACGCAAACTTAGctacttcatcaaaaatcaatgCATATTTAGCTAAGAATAACACACAATAAAGACAATGGTCCATATAGACGATAACAAGAAGTCCAGATTAAACAACTCTCGGGTAAAAATGTGAGATACAGAATCACCTGATTTGCCTTAATAGGAAATCTTTTAGCATTACTGAAGCGGACATGAATATACGACAAATGGTGATAAGAGAGCATTCTAATAGCTAATCAGAACTAATTTAGTATCAAGACATATAATTGATCGATCAGACGAAGTTTTTATCAAGGTAGAACAACTTAAAGAAGAGGAAAGCTAGTCCATGCTGTGTCAAACCAATTCAAAAGATTTCTCTCAACCAGCCAAACGACTTACGAACAACATCAAAATCCAAAAGCAAACACTTTTCGCTGCATTTTCGAAAGACAAGAAAAATCCTGCCCTTCCCAACTCAAGATAGCACACATAGATGTAATTTACAGCAACAAATCCAAACAAGTTAGAGTCAGCTATATGAGTCCTCTCTATTACATTTTAAGGTCAAGCATTGTGTAacttacaacaacaattataCTTCAATCCAAAACAAGTTAGAGTCCGCTATACGAATCCTCGCTATCCCATTATAGGTCAAAGCATAGTATAACTTACAAACTACACCTCAATCTCAAATCAAACAAGTTGGTGTCATCTATCACTATTCCATTAAAccccaaaacataaaaataacacaCACACCCATTACAACAACCAATTTCAACACATACCCAAAAGAagatatgaaattaaaattagaattaaacTAACCATTAAGATTAAGAACTTGATAAACATGACCATCGAGACCACCAATGGAAGAACCACCAAAACCCTCAGCTTGACCAGCAAGACCACGCAAATTTgaatcaacattagcataagGCAAAGCTATACCCATCTGGGTATTTTGGGTTTGTTGTGTAGGTAAAAAAAATGGGGGACCTTgttgattatgatgatgtttactgTGAGAGAAACGGCCATGGTGGTTCCCCATTTAATGCACTATTACTGTCACTAGTAACTCATAGTATTGATTATTATGATGTTTAACGCcaaaaagattgaaacttttttttccattaaaactctcactttctttcTTGTCTCTCTATCATTCTTGAAACTGAAACTTTGCCGACACTCTTTTTTGTTCTACACCTCAAAAATTAATCGCGTAGCGAGCTCGActcaaaagataaatattttatttttatttataaggaatttgaaatttgaaagcTCCgatataaaagtttgaaatttaaattattaagtcACCCCGAAGGATACGAAGAGAGTATATTTTGAAGGTGTTGATTCTCGATATACTTCACACACTTTGAGTATTATTCATATAAAAGTTAATCTTATACTCTTTCTATTCACTTTTACtcgtaatttatttttaaaaaataaatttttgtttttacttacGTATCAAGAGaaggtaaaagaaaatttatattttacagttAACATTAGATACTATTCTTCGAATCTTTTTTCATGATCTAATACTAAACATTATTTAGTAGAGATAGTATAATAAAAATAcgtatattaataaattttttaacacaaatatgttaaattaaatataacaagtaaaaataaacgaTTGGAGTATATAATTGACatgcatatataattaattcagTTGGCTAAACATATGGTTAATGTctttatatacacatatatcTAGCTAGTTTctatttagaaaattaaaaaaaaaaaaacaagatcaAATATTACATTTACATAGTTTTAATTAGGATTAGATTACAAAATTACAAAGTATCTTTCACGTCTTAAAAAAATtcgatatatattttttaaaaaagagataGGCCATTAAATAGTGCTCCTAATAATATCCCTAATtaaatgtttatatatttatatataaagagaCAAGCAAAACTTATAcatataaagataataatatccttaattataatttttatatatctatatataaagaGACCAACAAAACGTATACATATAAAGAAACGAGCAAGATTTTGAAGAGAGAGGACATCTTCGCTACAAAGCCcataatattgaaaagaaaGTATTGGACTCGATTCAATAAAGCCCATATTATTGGATTTTATCTAAAGAGCTTGTACTCTTGCATAGTATTAGAGTGAGGTGAATAAAATCGATAGCATATTGTATTGGAGAAGGATGAATAAATGGAGGTTTGTATTTGATGTGTTATGTGATAAGAATGTGTcgttaaaatttaatttttttgtagtcGGCTGGATAAATAGAGGCTTGTATTTGGTGTGTTACGTGGTAAGAATGTACTGTCAAAATATAAATGTAAGTTTTGCATATGGTTATCAAAAGgggaaattaaaataattatgtaacaTATAGCCTTTTACATTCATATTCCACTAAATAATTGTATTATATATTTCTAACTAATTTCACTTAACTGATACTAAATGAGTATCATATATTGCATTAGTATGATAATTTTGCTTAATTGATACTaaattaatatcatatattGTATTTGTATCAGTGAGGCTGATAACTTATTTCGAACCAAATAATCCCTTAGTCTAATAATATAGCGTATAAATACTCAGTGGCAAAGTTAAGATTTTGTTAaggaattttgaagaaaaaaacacacacacacaaaaaaaaaagacattcaATATCAATTATTCTTTCTATCTCTAACTTATGTGACACCTTTCGTTTACGaaaatcatttcatttaaatttgatCGAGAATTTACGCAAAGAATCGtcacatttttaaaataaaatttatatatttataatctacgtaaaaaatattattaatcacaataattgttaatttaaaatatttaaaaaatacataaaaatattaaaataaaaatagactaatcatttaaatctcaaaattctAAAGATTCTACATAAAttagaaaggagaaaataatatatacataaaaataatttttatcatatataaataatattttctataaaaaaaacagATACACCTCATCAATCCTACCTACCTCCGCCTCGATGGCATAATtggagtaataataaaatatagaaaagaaaCCCACGAGTGGCCTTAAACAATGGCGGGCTTGACAGGCTgttatattcataaattaatgttctttttcaattaattattttcaccaTCCAAAAAGCCACATAATTAAACCTTTTCTATATTTGGATTTGGAAGTTTCTTTCAAGcataaattagtcaaaaactTGTTCACACTAGGTTAATTTAGTGTATTTTGATAAAAGGTTTATTCCCTTTAGATTATATTTGTCGTGATTCAAGTTCATAAGATGTATTATTTATATAGAATTTgagtatttataaatatattgtttgaGCTGATGTTATATTGAGATTCAAAATACACGTTTTATGTAAATTTGATTATGCTTAATAAAACTctttatttttgtcattctGATGTGGAATTTATCTAAGGTGgtcaattttcaaaagttttgcTAGCCTATTGTTACCATTTATatgatacatttttatttttgattactCTCAAACTCTCGACATTAAACTTATAATTCACAATTAAagtatgaagaaaataaatatatgtcaCTCTATCTTTATGGAATAGATAAATTGTTTTGGATAATTAGTAACCAATAATGACTCACATTTATATGTATCAATTAATTAGTACTCTCtccattttatattaattgaattttggaggtattttttcatttttcaaattaacttaattcTTCAGTTTTCGAGATTACTTTTAGAGTGTTCTTTATTTTGCCCTTCATTTGGACTTCAATATTATGACTTCAATAAATTagacaataattaataagaataaaaatgataaaatatattcaatttatgtcataatctatattttttaaaggatGTGAAACGCTTCAAAGATTCAATTAATATGGAATGAAAGGGAATAATGTTTATTGCCTATCTCTCTATAAACCAATCATACAAACAATTTTCATCATTCAAAGAGCCATATAAACCTTCCTTTTATAATATAGTGAATGTCGAATCCCCTTCCGctatctatttttaaaaattttaaacttccttattgaaaattctggCTCCGTCTCTGCTCAAAGGGCATGTTCCACGATAATTTGAATTGTGCTTAATAAAACTCTTCActtttttctctcattttgaCGTGGAACTCAATTTTTGGAAACTTGCTAACCTACTGTCATGTACCATTTATACgaagtatttttcttttttattaatcttaaactcttaaaaataacaagtaaaatCTGAAGAGAGTAAGATGTATAAGTGTAAGATACAATTTTACTCtatcttaataaaataaaaacgtAATTTTCGATGGATCCTCGACAACCGTCCTcctagtaatttttatttatccttCCTAACATTTGATATAAAAGTTCACATTTTTATGACTTTTTGGGATTCATAATTTTGGTTCTAATCTTATATAGGTTAATatactaaataaatataaacaataaattttgaaaCCAATAAATATCAAATGGATCGTAATAAAATCATGAATTTAAACCTATAATGTTctttaaattctgaatttatttcaaaaattcgcacttaattaatttttaaatgatatttttattaaaatattctcACATGCATTGAGATGGAAATAGAATAATACTATTCTGCAGTTGTTTGCCTTTTCAATTGTCTTTATTTCTTCAACTACCCAATTTGTCTTTCTTAATTGTGTTATTGTATAGTGCTCAATTGTGTTTAAGcacttataaataattaattagctGGATTATAAATCCTCAATTTTGGTGAAGCAAAAAGTTATTTCAAGATTATAACTgttgaattataatatgaacATCATTAAAACAATAATGAACTTATAATATGATGAAACTATCTATTTAAAgttgatatataaatatattatttgatttaaatGGAATAAACTgagatacataatttatttttctttcaaactttAGAAGAAAAGCTATAtatcttattaattattttaaaattaataatctcAAATTTCACATAACAATATCATCTACCTAATACATATGAAAAAATCTCATATCttaccaaaaaatattataattgtttatcCAACCAATCAAACGAT
The nucleotide sequence above comes from Solanum pennellii chromosome 9, SPENNV200. Encoded proteins:
- the LOC107029237 gene encoding probable pectate lyase 4, whose amino-acid sequence is MGNHHGRFSHSKHHHNQQGPPFFLPTQQTQNTQMGIALPYANVDSNLRGLAGQAEGFGGSSIGGLDGHVYQVLNLNDDGPGSLRDGCRKKEPLWIVFEVSGTIELRSHLSVSSFKTIDGRGQKIKLTGKGLRLKECEHVIICNLEFEGGRGHDVDGIQIKPKSRHIWIDRCSLSDYDDGLIDITKESTDITVSRCHFSKHDKTMLIGGDSSNCGDRCMRVTIHHCFFDGTRQRHPRVRFAKVHLYNNYTRNWGIYAVCASVESQIYSQCNIYEAGQKKVAFKYLTEKAADKEEACTGSIKSEDDLFVCGTQAGLLSTCSENNVFNPSEFYQTWTVERPSDDLKHYLQHCTGWQCIPRPN